The Lytechinus variegatus isolate NC3 chromosome 1, Lvar_3.0, whole genome shotgun sequence nucleotide sequence CCTTTATTATTGATAGCCCCTCCCTGACCCCACCTCCCTACCCAGAGAGGAGGGGAGGGGTAGCCAGGATGGTCCAAGAGCTATAGAGATGTGCTTACTCTCCATGGAGCCAGGGATTGTGCCCATAACATATATGCATATAGGACGGGcagcaaaattgaaaatttcacCCCTGAGATTACTACTTTCCCTGTAAAAgttctagccctaaatcatgtaattGGGCAAGAACgtcatttctgacatttttttatacattattttgattacatttgtaaaacaatatacattaaaaaaaaccccagaaaTTTATCATTAGAAGATGGGATGTAATTTAGCAATGTTTACTTCGCCATCTTGTCCTCTTTATTAGTAGCTAAGCTACGAGATGCATAAAGAGGGCAGCATGATGTTGTTACTTTCAGTAATGAAACTTCCAACAGGTAAGTTCTATTGTAACAAAGCTATACTTCTGTCACTGGCTCTTGCCGTCAGTTGTAAAAGTTTCTCTTACTCTTTCTTCAGCAGCATCaatcagagagagagaagagtgaaatcCCCACCCCCCCACCAAATGATGGAGCAGGATAAAGATGGAATGGAGCCAGAGCTGGATGACTTCATCTCTGAAGAAGGTGCAGATGAAGACTTGAATGGAGATGATAAACCACTGAAAGTATCTGGAGGCGATTGTTCATCAAAGAAGGCATCTAAACCTGGGATCGTCTACCTGAGCCGAGTACCCCCTCTAATGAGGCCACAGAGAGTCAAGAAGATCTTCTCGCGATACGGTGAAATTGGGCGCGTGTTCTTACAAGCTGAAGGTAATAATGTATAGCCAACTCAATATTTTAGAGCTAAACATGAATAATGGATTGAAATGGCAGTGAGCAATAATTATTCGGCAACTTTGACAAAAGGAGGGAAGCAAGCAATAAAGGTGTAATTTCCTGAGCAAATATACGTCTGTCAGTTACAAAGATGCCAGAGCAATGGCATGATCATTACCCAACAGGATCTTTGTTTTCTCTGAAAATTTGGCCTGGAAAAAGaatatatttgtaaaatttaaaaagtgcAATTTATTTAAGGTGTCAGCTGCATCCTTATGTCAATGTTAGGAGGTAATATTATTAAATACCAATCATACCCCCTTCTGCATCCCACAGttctgaaaatttcttcaaaatcagatgtaaaatcagaaagttGTTTAAcataagttttgcttaattcaAAACGCCTTACGAATCAATTTGATATtcacattggaaaaaaaattaattttttatctCTCTGTATAATTAGGTTGGTCTTTGatcttgtttcttttatttcatttattataaaTTAACATTGcagccaatttgaggatttcaGTGAATACAGTGACTGAAATAGAAACTGTGCACATTTTCActcatttttatgtaaaaacttttaaatgttctaattttcatttcagaCAAATTTAACCGCAAGACCCGTAAAAAGAAAGGCGGTAGTAAAAGCAAGCGTTTCACCGAAGGCTGGATCGAATTCATGgacaaaaaaattgcaaagaGTATTGCCCTGACATTCAACAACACTCCCATTGGAGGAAGGAAACGGAGCATCTATTATGAGGAGCTGTGGAATCTGAAGTATCTTCATCGCTTCCAGTGGGCACATCTAGTGGAGCGTCTGGAATACGAACGACAGGTGCGTCAGCAGCGAATCCGTACCGAGATCTCCCAGGTCAAACGAGAGACAGACTTTTACATGAAGAGTGTGGAACTCGGTGATCAGTTGGTGAAACAGGAGAAGAAGACAAGAGAGAAAGGCAAGGAGTGGATAGCAAGAGTTCGAGCTCATAAACAGAGGGTTACTCAAGATGAGTTTGAGGACACCAAGCCAAGGAAGTCTGGAAAAGTTTCAAAGAACACTTTGGGAAAGATCTTCAAGAAAACCAGCAAGTCATGACAAGACATTCTGTGTTCCAAGGATTACCGGTAATCATCGATAAATACCTGAACAAACTTTGAAGTTCATTTCTATTGCCAGGAGATAGGCCTGATTAGCCTTTGTAAATTATTGTAGATTTAATACCGATTCATGACTAAGTCCTTCTTCGCGATTTTATTATCTTATtgacattattattttatggaGTCATGAGTATTATTCAAATAAGGTATTGCTGCCGTAATCTGgcatttttttctgcaggaaaaATAATTCCCTTTGTCTGTAT carries:
- the LOC121418259 gene encoding activator of basal transcription 1-like; protein product: MMEQDKDGMEPELDDFISEEGADEDLNGDDKPLKVSGGDCSSKKASKPGIVYLSRVPPLMRPQRVKKIFSRYGEIGRVFLQAEDKFNRKTRKKKGGSKSKRFTEGWIEFMDKKIAKSIALTFNNTPIGGRKRSIYYEELWNLKYLHRFQWAHLVERLEYERQVRQQRIRTEISQVKRETDFYMKSVELGDQLVKQEKKTREKGKEWIARVRAHKQRVTQDEFEDTKPRKSGKVSKNTLGKIFKKTSKS